In the genome of Bombyx mori chromosome 13, ASM3026992v2, the window ATGTTAAAAGTTTAGATCACAATTTCTCAGTGTCCTGTCAGCAATCACCATTATTAGCTATCTTTATTCTCGGGTACGGTTACTACACTCGCGTGTAAATTTATTAGTCTAAAAAAGAATATTGTTTTGACACTGGCAGTAGAGCTGTCGAGCATTGTCAGAAGGGATTCAAACgataaattagatttttaaaattcttaTACTAGTAATACTTAATAGCATGAAGATACAATTTGCCAAACGATTTTCAATTAAATCTTTGTGACTTTTTCGATAAATACTTTAACACAATTTAAGCATTAGGTTCAACAAgagcaattatttttaaattaatcattaaCGAAAAAGAAACGACAATCGTATACAAGCAATTAAACTGATGTTCGTGCAGACCGTACGCGAGATATTCCTGTGACGTCACCGGATACATTACAAGCAGTTTTACGATTGATCCTTATTTAAGTCCAGCAGAGCTCTTGTTCGAACTAATACTTTGAACTGTGATTTTTTAACGACCAAAACGATTGTGTAAATATCAccatatatttttcttaataaaaactcTCCCTTCGTTACGAGGGTCGGGGTGGTACCTTACGAGTAGCTGCGCCCTCCTCCGATGCCCCGTGCAACTAGCAACAAGAACAACACCATAGTCCAGTTACAAAACAAACATTCAGGACACATTCTCTTTagttttattgttgttattacATATTGAAATACACGTTCGTAGCGAGTTCGAGGTACGGTTGGCAATACAGAAACAATTCAATTGTAAAACGGAAAAGAATGAAGGTAAATTGTGGGCTGTTTACTTATATATCGGTAGCTGCCAGAAAATGATAAGCCGTCACATCTGCCTGGTAAAATGTCGTGAAGCATTTTCTAATTACATATCTATcttgttttctttaataaatagaaatattttattttcgatgataaaaatcaaattcgttaatattgaataattgttttaaacGGATTATTGAACGATCGAGGTCTCCGTTTTCAGCCTTAGTCGTGTAATTCAATATGTAATacgattaaataaaaacttcaataGATCTGTCCTTTTTTAACTCGCACATAGAATATAAAGTGCGAGTGTGACAGTGATATCGTTGATAATTTATATCTGAATTACCTTTGCTGAACGATGTAGGACACGATCGAGAGCGCTACCCATAGATATCGGcaatacaaaacaaatcacattgGCTTAAAGGATTAGAATCCAGGCcggtaaatattttgttattaaaaaaaaaaacataatcccACAGACTAGTCTAGTTGAGTTACGGATCTCACTTGCTGTAAGGCGACCTATGGGGTTCATTTGCAGACTGTATTCaattattctaattaattaacCCATTAattcgaaacgtcaaaaaaataaacattgtttAACGAATAACGCGAGAGTATCAATTTCGAGTCGGGGCGATAAATGCTCCGTAGCAACTAGggatgtaaataatttaataacgcgTGCCAATCATTGTCACGTGAAAAAAGTGATACTTGTCCAATCTTAAATGCTATTGATTTGATGAAGTATCACTAGAATATGAGTGTGATTTTAGCCGCATCGGAAATTATTACTATAGTTTTtgtactaaaattaaatttcactcGCCATCCTTAGTTAGGTAGTAGGCAGTATTGAGACAAACTAGTTTTATATTCGAATTAAAGGGTTAAATAGTATGTCgcaatgtttttgttgtttctgaCCGCGTGATTCCCACTTCTGATATAAGTTTAGTTCGCGGCTTCACCCGCCTTGTTTTAGCGGCACTTCACAGTCGCACAAGCGTCGTAAATCACTAGTATAGTAACACcgaaaatattcataaaaacacattattcAGTTTCTACGTTCCATAAAAAAACTTCTAGAGAAGCTATTGAATTGAacataaaaaactaaattgagCTTAAATCTAATTGTGGTAAGGTTCAAATTAGATTGCAACCTGGATGGCTTGGGGCGGAGTCTTCTGTCTGGCGACGGGCTTGCGCGGTTCCCGGGCTACTTGGTTCTGGAAGGGCGTGAAGGCGCACGGCAGGATCTTGCGGTACCTGCAACGTGGGGGGCCACACTAGCACACACCCGCAGCCGACTACCTCGCCAGCAGTCGATTGCCACACGGATATGTACTTCGAATGATGTATACGCAGTAGTGCGTTTACATTGtcttttacaatattattatatactagctgtacacgtccgcttcgctaggcagttaaaatgaatattattatttctcacccccacaaagattgtcatcattaacgctcccgcaactgatgtagggagttcaacactcatataactattagtctatccattaagtacatgtattttctacacggataccaagtttcaagtcaatcggatgcatggttcagtagttataacggaacatcagtaaaaaccactgcagatttatatattagtatagagtatagatttgGAAATGACGATTAAATGATATCATAGATTGCGTAGAGAGATAGTCACTTGTGGTAGGGCAGCAGTATGGGCGCTAGAGTGGGCGGGGTCCTGGCGACGCCGGCCTCGTCCTGCTCCGCGAGCTGCGCGCAGTCGAACTGCAGCTCcagccgcgccccccgccccaaCGCCCCGCCGCCGCCCCCGCCCGCGCCCGCCGCCAGCAGCAGCGCGTTGCGACCGTGCTCCGGCTGCGACAACCAAAAGTTGGGTTACTAGCTCAAATATGtctaccggtggtaggacctcttgtgagtccgcacgggtaggtaccaccgccctgcttatttctgtcatgaagcagtaatgcgttgcggtttgaagggtggggcagccgttgtaactatacttctgattttagaacctatatctcaaggtgggtggcgcatttacgtcgtagatgtctatgagctctagtaaccacttaacaccaggtggactgtaagctcgtccacccatctaagcaataacaaaaataaaaaatgtatattgctttctctattatttaaaatagagtTTATTTTCAGGTTGGGCCAGTAAAACGGTTGATGACTTCACACAAACTTGATTTTTATGTTATGTTACACGGAGTCTGTCTACCGTTGCGTCCGGCAACTACCCTTTTcttgcataaaaaataaaaccatgtGTTCCGCATTCATTCGCCATTTTTCTTACTTAGTAACAAGACATCTGCTATCTCTCTCACTCGTTCCGTCCCGTTCCTACATATATGTACGTCTCACTCTGACGTTAAGCTGTGGACAGTTGCAAGAGGGGGAGCGACGACGTTTAATGCATTGAGTGTTTATCGTCGTATAAATGAGAAGTCGTTATATGCGACCGCACCTCGTGTTTGAGCACGTAGTGGCCCGGCAGCAGACCCGTGAGCTGCGACAGCACGCAGCCCAGAGTGTTGCCGACGTCACGGCGGGGGCAGGTCGGCTGCTGGCTGGACGGCTGCTGGCTGGACGGCTGCTGGCTGGACGGTTGCTGGCTGGACGGCTGCTGGGTGGACAACTGCTCAGTGGACAGCTGCTCGGCGCACACcacgtcccccgtcggaccctCCACGCGGACttcatagaataataataatactgcacgcattgtgaggagatTTCTCACCCTGGAGTCCTAACCattggtggcttgtgtcgtaccGCCATCAGCgccaatctatttttatagtgttttttaaaaattgtattaataatatctttttaaaaaaaaatattatgtaattaataagattttaaataaatataaataataataataaaattttatttatttctctcttaaagcgatagtacaaatacaaatggaaattaaccttaaaatttattttgtaagcctttgaaagagctgaagttcTACTAAGTACTAAGTTCAAAGACTTGTATTACTGATCTACAGGCTCCCTTCTTCTTAAGATATATTaggtagatagatagattagaaAAATACAGGACAAGTCCTGTTAAGGGCTCCAACTAGTGTCGTGGCGCTACGTACCGTTCAGCAGGGCGGCGGCGTCTCGCCTCAGCAGCAGCGCCAGCAGCAGGGCGGCGCGGGTGGGCGCGGCCTGCAGGCTGGCCCCCACGTCGATCTGGTACTCcggtatgggctccagtaccaccTCCTGCGAGCCGTGCTACAACCAACACATCATTTCACTGAACTAAGAatcgatatattaatacgtgaaggaaaaactttgtatccctttttatgaaaattgcgcgaacggagtatgaaatttcccacacttatagagaatatagagaaagagtgcagaatgttaatattttttttaaattatgcctaaaaatacattaaatcaataaaaagaacattacacacactgccatgtatttgacgcacacacgcatgcatactatttatttattgtcaaacttttgtttgtgacgtctgtggtcaaattgggaatagattaaatattgtttgtctttattaatatttttctatagtgtagtcttggcgaaatttgtgatcatagaagtctaatagtctttaacaatagaatcataatagtgtacaaacttatatttcaattaactatagtcgaatttcgactaccaggacATCACTAGTATTCATAAATATTACAAACCGGTGACCTCCGACTTACCCTGACTCTATGTTCGCAATGAACCACAATGTTGTGGACTTCTTTGTGAGTCTTGTTATTGATTTGCCACTTCCTGAAGGAGCACGGCGGAGGCCTGGCGGAGCTCGATTCTGGGGACAGACTTCACATTAGTAGGGGAGCCCTATAGTTCGTTAGGAACGTCGACTTGCACCATCTATccattagtaagtatctacagtcgcatcaatgcgccacttcgacaaagcggcacgtcacgaaaaccctctcatcgtggccgccggtaactacattcccgatcctgcggaaagaatggaaagcagtcgacgtcgcccaaaacacgtcatttcggatcctcccgatccactaacggtgcttttaggtacttcaagcaccggtcaccgttctcgtcgaacccgttgcttgcgacgaagggctcggcgagtaaattaactcagacacagcccactgagtttctcgccggatcttctcggtgggtcgcgtttccgatccggtggtagattctgcgaagcactgctcttgctagggtcagtgttagcaacacttccgatttgagcctcgtgagctcacctacacacgttagggcgaagctgaaatagcctcttaaggttatcaacataggtagaaaaaaaacggAGGCACCGCAGCGCGGGCTGCTTGTCGACCTGCTCAGGGCGCAAGTCGTGATCGAATGATGCTCACCGTCACAAGTGCAGCTGTATACTCCTAGCTCGTCATTGGCCGGCTGTGGCTGgtccccgcccccgcccccgcccccaccCCCACTGTCCGCCCCCTCCGACCTCCTGCTGCGTTTCGGAGACGCCAACTCGTTCTCGTCGCGCTCCTTGTCAGTGTCCATGTCACCTGTCCGAACATAAAGAAGCTGTAACGTTCTGACGGTATTTTCGCGTTTATCAATTAAATTACTGAATCGATAGCTTccggcattttttttaatagtagttatctatattttataaagaaaatatttgtttgtttgtttgtattgaataggctccgaaactacagaaccgatttgaaaaattctttcaccgtatggaagctacactattcccgagtgacataggctataatatataatctttttgaaaaaaattaaggatccttactaaaacttcaataatgtaaccaaaggtgtaaaaaaattacctaaaatattctttacatcgcgtgccctgcgaaagctattgatgatagaataaaataatgtactacgattttgtagaacacattattatttacaaaaagtatcgcgacagcataatatgtctatttattatagttatgccgcaataagtgttcttttatttaaaaaactgaaacaacgtcaaatatcgttaaattttttgttaaagaaccgagcagagccggagcggaccgctagtGTAATATAAGCTTAGTTTGGCATTTCTAATTTCGTAATTATTCTGTGGACAAATAAAGAACAAGAGCGCCGCACCGGTGTCGATGACCAGCCGCTGCTCGTCTTCGCTGTCCGCGGTCGACCCGTCCTCCGACTCGTCCTCGAAGCTGGTCTCGAGCGAACCCTGGGCGTCTTGTTCCCGGCTACTGAGCGCCCCGGTCGACGGCCTGCCGAAGTCGAATTAGTGTAAATAGACTCGTGAAAATAGAGTTGTATTACGAATTGCTTGAAGAATTTATTCTTGAATTAACTAATTCTCTTTCGACTttcgactataataaatataaaaataaataaatattacagatGCGATAAATATTACAGAGTTACAAACTCACTGTTTCAAAGCGTTCTCAAGTAAATGTTTGAAGGCTTTGTAAGTCCTCACGCAGGCCGGCTCTCTGTTGAGTGAGAATTCGTTGCCTAGTACTATCACGTTTGATTCGTCGCCGTCTggaaattatatacataatatatagatacgtcCGGACGGTGCGTGCGGGTGAGGGGGACGGTGCGTGCGGGTGAGGGGGGTGGTGCGTGCGGGTGAGGGGGACGGTGCGTGCGGGTGAGGGGGACGGTGCGTGCGGGTGAGGGGGGGCAGTGCGTGCGGGTGAGGGGGGGCAGTGCGTGCGGGTGAGGGGGACGGTGCGTGCGGGTGAGGGGGACGGTGCGTGCGGGTGAGGGGGACGGTGCGTGCGGGTGAGGGGGGGCAGTGCGTGCGGGTGAGGGGGACGGTGCGTGCGGGTGAGGGGGGGCAGTGCGTGCGGGTGAGGGGGACGGTGCGTGCGGGTGAGGGGGACGGTGCGTGCGGGTGAGGGGGGGCAGTGCGTGCGGGCGAGGGGGACGGTGCGTGCGGGTGAGGGGGACGGTGCGTGCGGGTGAGGGGGGGCAGTGCGTGCGGGCGAGGGGGACGGTGCGTGCGGGTGAGGGGGACGGTGCGTGCGGGTGAGGGGGGTGGTGCGTGCGAGTTAGGGGGGGACCCACCGACGCCGATGGTGCTGCAGACGGTGAGGGGCAGCGCCCAGCGGCGGTCGGTCCGCACGAGGCTCCGCAGCGCGCCCTCCGCGGCCACGAACTGCGCGCCGTGCTCGCCCGCGTACTGCGCCAGCTCCCGGTGTATCTCTGCCAGCGGTAGCGTCGTCATCGATTTCTCACCTGTCAATTTATTGTGAAACCTTTATTAAGAACTACAcaatttaaagcaaaaactCTAGTTGAAACTAGTTTTACTTTTCACTTacggtatcattaattaatatgaatagttactatttatgtacaaattataaactttatttattataaaaaaagaacataatattcctgtaaaagtacatgttattatccgcaacatgcttcagATGTACAAATTGTAGAttgttttatctatactaatatataaatctactgtggtttttacggatgttccgttataactactgaaccgtacATCCGCttgacttgaaactcggtatccatgtagaaaatacatgtcctTAATGGATAGGatcatatttatatgagtgttggactccctaataataatgacaataaataataatattaattttaaatgcgcagcgaagccggcgagtacggctattattatcataatactGTTATGTTTAGAACACTCGATATTCGTtagactattcggcgataaatggcattactcttaccggcgtagcaATTGTATATCTATGATTATTATAAGAACTaaagtattattataagtattaaaaaaaaaggaatgcaCCTAACACCACTCTTTACATtgcccttggttgactggtacaGAATGCCGTTAGCATTAAGTGCGCCACAGAACTTTTATGcaataagttaaataaataaattaataattctaTTTGAGCTTtaactgttaatttgtaagaggaccaaaataattaaatacatttaaacttGTGATTGTGTATATTAAAAACTggcaattgaaatttattagtgTATACTAACCAGGGAGTACAAATCTACAAGGGTGCTTGTAGCATGGTTCCGGCACATTGTATGGTTTGAAGATGgaaaatttactttttatatcATCTGGGTATCTTATTTCAGGCAGCTCAGATATGTTTACCTGAAAAATAATGAGGATTAGTTGAGAGCACAAGCCCTCTGGATTTCCACAGATGTATCATAGTGAAAAGGCAGACTGGACTGTTTATTTTTAGGACTGATGTTTATCTACGGTCAAGTTTTTATCAGGGCCCATGGACATTACATAAAAGCTgcgacccactttgagacatgaaatcGAATTTCCAATAGTCCTGCTTATAAACTGTTCAAACTTTGGAAGTGTCAATAGTAC includes:
- the LOC101741349 gene encoding uncharacterized protein LOC101741349 isoform X1, which translates into the protein MDHIRQFDWCSTPADVYFLTEKDLDNCVTERILRNRYYDPLISSDSDEEERENIDWDKIFEKKKDNEKQGRVYVPALHSLPPYPKISALTSQQHYQCLKVLCQENPHIMPSFFIHRPTKLDLKVFEQVKETYANEQKEYIDWVKGLWATNHCIRALRPKPSVEMVYEAEFKVTANMMQSFPKTYHLVGQIPLEIANGNCEIIHLKDLQTVNISELPEIRYPDDIKSKFSIFKPYNVPEPCYKHPCRFVLPGEKSMTTLPLAEIHRELAQYAGEHGAQFVAAEGALRSLVRTDRRWALPLTVCSTIGVDGDESNVIVLGNEFSLNREPACVRTYKAFKHLLENALKQPSTGALSSREQDAQGSLETSFEDESEDGSTADSEDEQRLVIDTGDMDTDKERDENELASPKRSRRSEGADSGGGGGGGGGDQPQPANDELGVYSCTCDESSSARPPPCSFRKWQINNKTHKEVHNIVVHCEHRVRHGSQEVVLEPIPEYQIDVGASLQAAPTRAALLLALLLRRDAAALLNVRVEGPTGDVVCAEQLSTEQLSTQQPSSQQPSSQQPSSQQPSSQQPTCPRRDVGNTLGCVLSQLTGLLPGHYVLKHEPEHGRNALLLAAGAGGGGGGALGRGARLELQFDCAQLAEQDEAGVARTPPTLAPILLPYHKYRKILPCAFTPFQNQVAREPRKPVARQKTPPQAIQLHGASEEGAATRKWPKKKRNRSQRKKKTPKTDY
- the LOC101741349 gene encoding uncharacterized protein LOC101741349 isoform X2 codes for the protein MVVLLTFNKCSTPADVYFLTEKDLDNCVTERILRNRYYDPLISSDSDEEERENIDWDKIFEKKKDNEKQGRVYVPALHSLPPYPKISALTSQQHYQCLKVLCQENPHIMPSFFIHRPTKLDLKVFEQVKETYANEQKEYIDWVKGLWATNHCIRALRPKPSVEMVYEAEFKVTANMMQSFPKTYHLVGQIPLEIANGNCEIIHLKDLQTVNISELPEIRYPDDIKSKFSIFKPYNVPEPCYKHPCRFVLPGEKSMTTLPLAEIHRELAQYAGEHGAQFVAAEGALRSLVRTDRRWALPLTVCSTIGVDGDESNVIVLGNEFSLNREPACVRTYKAFKHLLENALKQPSTGALSSREQDAQGSLETSFEDESEDGSTADSEDEQRLVIDTGDMDTDKERDENELASPKRSRRSEGADSGGGGGGGGGDQPQPANDELGVYSCTCDESSSARPPPCSFRKWQINNKTHKEVHNIVVHCEHRVRHGSQEVVLEPIPEYQIDVGASLQAAPTRAALLLALLLRRDAAALLNVRVEGPTGDVVCAEQLSTEQLSTQQPSSQQPSSQQPSSQQPSSQQPTCPRRDVGNTLGCVLSQLTGLLPGHYVLKHEPEHGRNALLLAAGAGGGGGGALGRGARLELQFDCAQLAEQDEAGVARTPPTLAPILLPYHKYRKILPCAFTPFQNQVAREPRKPVARQKTPPQAIQLHGASEEGAATRKWPKKKRNRSQRKKKTPKTDY
- the LOC101741349 gene encoding uncharacterized protein LOC101741349 isoform X3 — protein: MNRCSTPADVYFLTEKDLDNCVTERILRNRYYDPLISSDSDEEERENIDWDKIFEKKKDNEKQGRVYVPALHSLPPYPKISALTSQQHYQCLKVLCQENPHIMPSFFIHRPTKLDLKVFEQVKETYANEQKEYIDWVKGLWATNHCIRALRPKPSVEMVYEAEFKVTANMMQSFPKTYHLVGQIPLEIANGNCEIIHLKDLQTVNISELPEIRYPDDIKSKFSIFKPYNVPEPCYKHPCRFVLPGEKSMTTLPLAEIHRELAQYAGEHGAQFVAAEGALRSLVRTDRRWALPLTVCSTIGVDGDESNVIVLGNEFSLNREPACVRTYKAFKHLLENALKQPSTGALSSREQDAQGSLETSFEDESEDGSTADSEDEQRLVIDTGDMDTDKERDENELASPKRSRRSEGADSGGGGGGGGGDQPQPANDELGVYSCTCDESSSARPPPCSFRKWQINNKTHKEVHNIVVHCEHRVRHGSQEVVLEPIPEYQIDVGASLQAAPTRAALLLALLLRRDAAALLNVRVEGPTGDVVCAEQLSTEQLSTQQPSSQQPSSQQPSSQQPSSQQPTCPRRDVGNTLGCVLSQLTGLLPGHYVLKHEPEHGRNALLLAAGAGGGGGGALGRGARLELQFDCAQLAEQDEAGVARTPPTLAPILLPYHKYRKILPCAFTPFQNQVAREPRKPVARQKTPPQAIQLHGASEEGAATRKWPKKKRNRSQRKKKTPKTDY
- the LOC101741349 gene encoding uncharacterized protein LOC101741349 isoform X4, which codes for MDHIRQFDWCSTPADVYFLTEKDLDNCVTERILRNRYYDPLISSDSDEEERENIDWDKIFEKKKDNEKQGRVYVPALHSLPPYPKISALTSQQHYQCLKVLCQENPHIMPSFFIHRPTKLDLKVFEQVKETYANEQKEYIDWVKGLWATNHCIRALRPKPSVEMVYEAEFKVTANMMQSFPKTYHLVGQIPLEIANGNCEIIHLKDLQTVNISELPEIRYPDDIKSKFSIFKPYNVPEPCYKHPCRFVLPGEKSMTTLPLAEIHRELAQYAGEHGAQFVAAEGALRSLVRTDRRWALPLTVCSTIGVDGDESNVIVLGNEFSLNREPACVRTYKAFKHLLENALKQPSTGALSSREQDAQGSLETSFEDESEDGSTADSEDEQRLVIDTGDMDTDKERDENELASPKRSRRSEGADSGGGGGGGGGDQPQPANDELGVYSCTCDESSSARPPPCSFRKWQINNKTHKEVHNIVVHCEHRVRHGSQEVVLEPIPEYQIDVGASLQAAPTRAALLLALLLRRDAAALLNVRVEGPTGDVVCAEQLSTEQLSTQQPSSQQPSSQQPSSQQPSSQQPTCPRRDVGNTLGCVLSQLTGLLPGHYVLKHEPEHGRNALLLAAGAGGGGGGALGRGARLELQFDCAQLAEQDEAGVARTPPTLAPILLPYHKYRKILPCAFTPFQNQVAREPRKPVARQKTPPQAIQWPKKKRNRSQRKKKTPKTDY